In Elusimicrobium sp. An273, a genomic segment contains:
- the dapA gene encoding 4-hydroxy-tetrahydrodipicolinate synthase, with amino-acid sequence MFRGIYTALATPMKPNGSVDYDALERLLRAQLSAGVDGIVLLGTTAEAATLSAGEKTEILQFCVPLIKGRAKIIIGTGTNATSSTLENTRAALAFEPDGVLVVTPYYNKPNPNGLIEHYKQVAALGKPIVLYHIPGRTGLKLSNAVFDRLLAEVPQIAGIKESDYDMAHVMDMAVKYAHRLNYICGNDDLFPQFLAMNASGIISAGANVLAPAFVQIYKLFLQGQTKKSFDLFAQLYPLVKACYLETNPTCVKYMLEKIGFGTQTVRLPLGTISEENKQKIDRLLETADPTFFIH; translated from the coding sequence ATGTTTAGAGGAATTTACACGGCTTTGGCCACGCCCATGAAACCAAACGGCAGCGTGGATTATGATGCGCTGGAGCGCCTGCTGCGCGCCCAGCTGAGTGCGGGTGTGGACGGAATTGTCCTCCTGGGCACCACGGCCGAAGCGGCCACTTTGTCCGCCGGCGAAAAAACCGAAATTCTGCAGTTTTGCGTGCCGCTTATTAAAGGCCGGGCCAAAATTATCATCGGCACCGGCACCAACGCCACTTCCTCCACCTTGGAAAATACCCGCGCCGCGCTGGCCTTTGAACCGGACGGCGTGCTGGTCGTCACCCCGTATTACAACAAGCCTAACCCCAACGGGCTGATTGAACATTACAAACAAGTGGCGGCCTTGGGCAAGCCGATTGTGCTCTACCACATTCCGGGCCGCACCGGGCTGAAGCTCTCCAATGCCGTGTTCGACCGGCTGCTTGCGGAAGTACCCCAAATTGCCGGCATTAAAGAATCCGACTACGATATGGCCCACGTCATGGACATGGCCGTCAAATACGCTCACCGCTTAAATTATATCTGCGGCAACGACGATTTGTTCCCGCAGTTTTTGGCCATGAACGCATCCGGCATCATCAGCGCCGGGGCCAATGTGCTGGCGCCGGCTTTTGTGCAAATTTATAAACTGTTTCTGCAAGGGCAAACCAAAAAATCGTTTGATTTGTTTGCCCAGCTTTATCCGTTGGTCAAAGCGTGTTATCTGGAAACGAACCCGACTTGCGTGAAATACATGCTGGAGAAAATAGGCTTCGGCACGCAGACGGTGCGCCTGCCGCTGGGAACCATCTCGGAAGAGAATAAACAGAAAATAGACCGCCTGCTGGAAACGGCAGACCCGACATTTTTTATCCATTAA